In Pseudomonas sp. GCEP-101, one DNA window encodes the following:
- a CDS encoding SCP2 sterol-binding domain-containing protein: MSVADIVSTMKSKFNASAAAGLDLVFQFNIEDGDNHYLVVKDGTCEVVQGDAESPNVTLIMDSETLKGITSGETDGMQAFMAGKLRAEGDMMLAMKLGELFPV, translated from the coding sequence ATGAGTGTTGCTGACATCGTTTCCACCATGAAGAGCAAGTTCAACGCCAGCGCGGCCGCCGGCCTGGATCTGGTGTTCCAGTTCAACATCGAAGACGGCGACAACCACTACCTGGTCGTCAAGGACGGCACCTGCGAAGTCGTACAGGGCGACGCCGAGTCCCCCAACGTCACCCTGATCATGGACAGCGAGACCCTCAAGGGCATCACCAGCGGCGAAACCGACGGCATGCAGGCCTTCATGGCCGGCAAGCTGCGCGCCGAAGGCGACATGATGCTGGCGATGAAGCTGGGCGAACTGTTCCCGGTCTGA
- a CDS encoding histidine phosphatase family protein produces MGSIYLIRHGQASFGADDYDVLSATGVRQAEILGEHLASLGLRFDRCVAGDLRRQRHTAEAVMGRLNEAGIETPALEIDSAFNEFEADAVIRAHLPDLLEIEPQALHIMRSAADHRAEFQRLFSTVIARWVSGDHDKDGLVSWAEFLDTVHGGLKRLLESASGKDNIGVFTSGGTITAVLQQVTGIPALNAFELNWQIVNTSLNRLKFRGSEVALASFNSHVHLELLRAPELITYR; encoded by the coding sequence GTGGGAAGCATCTACCTGATTCGACATGGCCAGGCTTCGTTCGGCGCCGACGACTACGATGTGCTCTCGGCCACCGGCGTACGCCAGGCGGAAATACTCGGCGAGCACCTGGCCAGCCTCGGCCTGCGCTTCGACCGCTGCGTCGCCGGCGACCTGCGCCGCCAGCGCCACACCGCCGAAGCGGTGATGGGCCGGCTGAACGAAGCGGGGATCGAAACGCCAGCCCTGGAAATCGATTCCGCCTTCAACGAATTCGAAGCCGACGCGGTGATCCGCGCGCACCTGCCGGACCTGCTGGAAATCGAACCGCAGGCGTTGCACATCATGCGCAGCGCGGCCGACCACCGCGCCGAGTTCCAGCGCCTGTTCTCCACCGTGATCGCCCGCTGGGTTTCCGGCGACCATGACAAGGACGGCCTGGTGAGCTGGGCCGAGTTCCTCGACACCGTGCACGGCGGCCTCAAGCGCCTGCTGGAATCGGCCAGCGGCAAGGACAACATCGGCGTCTTCACCTCCGGCGGCACCATCACCGCGGTGCTCCAGCAGGTGACGGGCATCCCTGCCCTCAACGCCTTCGAACTCAACTGGCAGATCGTCAACACCTCGCTCAACCGCCTGAAGTTCCGCGGCAGCGAAGTGGCCCTGGCTTCCTTCAACAGTCACGTGCATCTGGAACTGTTGAGGGCGCCGGAACTCATCACCTACCGTTGA
- the sohB gene encoding protease SohB: protein MEFLADYAGFLAKTFTVVVAIVIVLVVIAALRGRGRRGGSGHLEVHKLNDFYKELRERLQHSVLEKAKLKALRKSEAKNLKDAKKKKGGEKNRVYVLDFDGDIKASATEQLRHEVTALLTLATPRDEVVLRLESGGGMVHGYGLAASQLARIRQAGVPLTVCVDKVAASGGYMMACIGERILSAPFAILGSIGVVAQLPNVHRLLKKHDVDFEVLTAGEYKRTLTVFGENTDKGREKFQEDLETTHELFKRFVVHYRPQLAIDEIATGEVWLGQAALGKKLVDELKTSDEYLAERAREADVYQLSYVQKKSIQERFGVGVSGVIDRVLVTWWDRLGRSRFWQ from the coding sequence GTGGAGTTTCTAGCGGATTACGCGGGTTTCCTGGCCAAGACCTTCACCGTCGTGGTGGCCATCGTCATCGTCCTGGTGGTGATCGCCGCACTGCGCGGCCGCGGCCGTCGCGGCGGCAGCGGACACCTGGAGGTGCACAAGCTCAACGACTTCTACAAGGAGCTGCGTGAGCGCCTGCAACATAGCGTATTGGAAAAGGCCAAGCTCAAGGCCCTGCGCAAGTCCGAGGCGAAAAACCTGAAGGACGCGAAAAAGAAGAAGGGCGGCGAGAAGAATCGCGTGTACGTGCTCGACTTCGATGGCGACATCAAGGCCTCGGCCACCGAGCAGCTGCGCCATGAAGTGACCGCGCTGCTGACCCTCGCCACCCCGCGCGACGAGGTGGTGCTGCGCCTGGAGAGCGGCGGCGGCATGGTCCACGGCTACGGCCTGGCCGCTTCCCAGCTGGCGCGCATTCGCCAGGCGGGCGTGCCGCTGACCGTGTGCGTCGACAAGGTCGCCGCCAGCGGCGGCTACATGATGGCCTGCATCGGCGAGCGCATCCTTTCCGCTCCCTTCGCCATCCTCGGCTCCATTGGCGTGGTGGCGCAGTTGCCCAACGTGCACCGCTTGCTGAAGAAGCACGACGTCGATTTCGAAGTGCTCACCGCTGGCGAGTACAAGCGCACCCTGACCGTGTTTGGCGAGAACACCGACAAGGGGCGCGAGAAGTTCCAGGAAGACCTGGAAACCACCCACGAACTGTTCAAGCGCTTCGTCGTTCACTACCGCCCGCAGCTGGCCATCGATGAAATCGCCACCGGCGAGGTCTGGCTGGGCCAGGCAGCGCTGGGCAAGAAGCTGGTCGACGAACTCAAGACCAGTGACGAGTACCTGGCCGAACGCGCCCGCGAGGCGGATGTCTACCAGCTCAGCTACGTCCAGAAGAAGTCCATCCAGGAGCGCTTCGGTGTGGGCGTCAGCGGCGTGATCGACCGTGTGCTGGTGACCTGGTGGGATCGCCTGGGCCGCAGCCGCTTCTGGCAATGA
- a CDS encoding YhdH/YhfP family quinone oxidoreductase produces MSAFKALWVTESAHGVYDLQVAERQVADLPVGEVLVRVKYSSLNYKDALSASGNRGVTRKYPHTPGIDAAGVVEESSVAEFAAGDEVIVTGYDLGMNTPGGFGQYIRVPAAWLIKRPQGLSLRESMILGTAGLTAALCVDKLERAGVTPSAGPILVTGATGGVGSIAVMLLAQLGYTVAAATGKLEQAELLNRLGARQILDRATVSDGVDKPLLREQWAGAVDTVGGDILFNVVKSLQYGGSVACCGLTAGAAFKATVLPFILRGVNLLGVDSVELPLVVKASMWDKLSLQWKLDNLEAAVREVKLDDLPAAIHQILAGKLVGRVLVTLD; encoded by the coding sequence ATGAGTGCATTCAAGGCGTTGTGGGTCACGGAAAGCGCACATGGCGTGTATGACCTGCAGGTGGCCGAGCGGCAGGTTGCCGATCTGCCGGTGGGTGAAGTGCTGGTGCGGGTGAAGTATTCGTCGCTGAACTACAAGGATGCGCTGTCCGCCAGCGGCAACCGAGGCGTCACCCGCAAGTACCCGCACACGCCCGGCATCGATGCCGCCGGCGTGGTGGAAGAATCCTCGGTGGCCGAATTCGCCGCCGGCGACGAAGTCATCGTCACCGGCTACGACCTGGGCATGAATACCCCGGGCGGCTTTGGCCAGTACATCCGCGTGCCGGCGGCGTGGCTGATCAAGCGCCCGCAGGGCCTGTCGCTGCGCGAGTCGATGATCCTCGGCACCGCCGGCCTAACCGCCGCGCTGTGCGTCGACAAGCTGGAGCGCGCCGGCGTAACGCCGTCCGCCGGCCCGATCCTGGTCACCGGCGCCACTGGCGGCGTGGGCAGCATCGCGGTGATGCTGCTGGCGCAACTGGGCTACACCGTGGCGGCTGCCACCGGCAAGCTGGAGCAGGCCGAACTGCTGAACCGCCTCGGCGCCCGGCAGATCCTCGACCGCGCCACCGTCTCCGATGGCGTCGACAAGCCGCTGCTGCGCGAGCAGTGGGCCGGCGCGGTGGACACCGTGGGTGGCGACATCCTGTTCAACGTGGTCAAGTCGTTGCAATACGGCGGCAGCGTCGCCTGCTGCGGCCTGACCGCCGGCGCCGCCTTCAAGGCCACCGTGCTGCCCTTCATCCTGCGCGGCGTGAACCTGCTGGGCGTGGACTCGGTGGAGCTGCCGCTGGTGGTCAAGGCGTCCATGTGGGACAAGCTGTCCCTGCAGTGGAAGCTCGACAACCTCGAAGCGGCGGTGCGCGAAGTCAAGCTCGACGACCTGCCGGCCGCCATTCACCAGATCCTCGCCGGCAAGTTGGTTGGGCGGGTGCTGGTGACGCTGGACTGA